From Actinopolyspora lacussalsi, a single genomic window includes:
- a CDS encoding PTS system N-acetylglucosamine-specific IIC component (product_source=KO:K02804; cog=COG1263; ko=KO:K02804; pfam=PF02378; superfamily=103446; transmembrane_helix_parts=Inside_1_20,TMhelix_21_40,Outside_41_59,TMhelix_60_82,Inside_83_86,TMhelix_87_109,Outside_110_118,TMhelix_119_137,Inside_138_156,TMhelix_157_179,Outside_180_182,TMhelix_183_205,Inside_206_246,TMhelix_247_269,Outside_270_278,TMhelix_279_296,Inside_297_302,TMhelix_303_325,Outside_326_353,TMhelix_354_376,Inside_377_422): MSTSPSSGGSKTFAQLQRLGKSLMLPIAVLPAAALLLRLGQDDLIGAIPGLTEVGSVISSAGGALFDNLPLLFAIGVAIGFARKADGSTALAGAVGYLVLAGVLYQMTGTEGDTVYNKGPYGVLGGIIAGLVAATLWQRFHRIKLPSYLGFFGGRRFVPIITSVVMLVIGVVLGFVFPYFDQALTAFSDAVTGSVVAGGGIYGVVNRLLLPIGLHHIPNAILWFSTGEYQGAQGDINRFFEGDPSAGTFMTGFFPIFMFALPAAALAIYHSAKPSQRKLVGGIMFSTGLTAFLTGVTEPLEFSFIFVAWPLLIVHAVLTGSSLALVNALDIHHGFGFSAGAIDYLLNFGIAQKALWLIPIGLVYAVIYYFLFRIIITKMKLPTPGREDDAETEQSETETASATTASTGSAETGDSTTSGSKT; encoded by the coding sequence ATGAGCACCAGCCCGTCCTCGGGCGGCAGCAAGACTTTCGCGCAGCTACAGCGGCTGGGCAAAAGCCTGATGCTCCCCATCGCAGTGCTGCCGGCGGCGGCACTGCTGCTCCGGCTCGGACAGGATGACCTGATCGGCGCCATCCCCGGGCTGACCGAAGTCGGCAGCGTCATCAGCTCCGCGGGCGGGGCGTTGTTCGACAACCTGCCGCTGCTGTTCGCGATCGGCGTGGCGATCGGGTTCGCGCGAAAGGCCGACGGCTCCACCGCCCTCGCGGGCGCGGTGGGCTATCTGGTCCTGGCCGGGGTGCTGTACCAGATGACCGGCACCGAGGGCGACACCGTCTACAACAAGGGGCCCTACGGGGTGCTCGGCGGTATCATCGCCGGTCTGGTGGCCGCCACGCTGTGGCAGCGCTTCCACCGGATCAAGCTGCCCTCGTACCTGGGCTTCTTCGGCGGACGTCGGTTCGTCCCGATCATCACCTCGGTGGTCATGCTGGTCATCGGCGTGGTGCTGGGCTTCGTCTTTCCCTACTTCGACCAGGCACTGACGGCGTTCAGTGACGCGGTGACCGGCAGTGTCGTCGCGGGCGGCGGGATCTACGGCGTGGTCAACCGACTGCTGCTGCCGATCGGCCTGCACCACATCCCGAACGCCATCCTGTGGTTCAGCACCGGCGAGTACCAGGGCGCCCAGGGCGACATCAACCGGTTCTTCGAGGGTGACCCCAGCGCGGGAACCTTCATGACCGGGTTCTTCCCCATCTTCATGTTCGCGCTGCCCGCCGCCGCGCTGGCGATCTACCACTCGGCCAAGCCCTCCCAGCGCAAGCTGGTCGGCGGTATCATGTTCTCCACGGGGCTGACCGCTTTCCTGACCGGTGTCACCGAGCCGTTGGAGTTCTCGTTCATCTTCGTGGCCTGGCCACTGCTGATCGTGCACGCGGTTCTGACCGGGAGCTCGCTGGCGCTGGTCAACGCGTTGGACATCCACCACGGTTTCGGATTCTCGGCGGGGGCCATCGACTACCTGCTCAACTTCGGAATCGCGCAGAAGGCACTGTGGTTGATCCCGATCGGGCTGGTCTACGCCGTCATCTACTACTTCCTGTTCCGGATCATCATCACGAAGATGAAGCTGCCCACGCCGGGCAGGGAGGACGACGCGGAAACCGAGCAGTCCGAGACCGAAACCGCTTCGGCGACAACGGCGAGCACGGGGTCCGCGGAAACCGGTGATTCCACCACCAGCGGGAGCAAGACCTGA
- a CDS encoding PTS system N-acetylglucosamine-specific IIB component (product_source=KO:K02803; cath_funfam=3.30.1360.60; cog=COG1264; ko=KO:K02803; pfam=PF00367; superfamily=55604; tigrfam=TIGR00826): MADDKASAILAALGGQGNVVEIEPCITRLRCELEDGAKVDEPALKKAGAHGVMQQGTVVQVVVGPEADTIASDIEDLL; encoded by the coding sequence GTGGCTGATGACAAGGCTTCGGCGATCCTGGCCGCGCTGGGCGGTCAGGGCAACGTCGTCGAGATCGAGCCGTGCATTACGCGACTGCGTTGTGAGCTGGAGGACGGCGCCAAGGTCGACGAGCCCGCGTTGAAGAAGGCGGGTGCGCACGGCGTTATGCAGCAGGGCACGGTTGTCCAAGTCGTGGTGGGGCCGGAGGCGGACACCATCGCGAGCGATATCGAGGATTTGTTGTGA
- a CDS encoding leader peptidase (prepilin peptidase)/N-methyltransferase (product_source=KO:K02654; ko=KO:K02654; pfam=PF01478; transmembrane_helix_parts=Outside_1_4,TMhelix_5_27,Inside_28_72,TMhelix_73_95,Outside_96_99,TMhelix_100_119,Inside_120_123,TMhelix_124_146,Outside_147_171,TMhelix_172_191,Inside_192_203,TMhelix_204_226,Outside_227_229) translates to MFDDSLATPLPVFLAVGVLFPLGWSCGAECARLAARALGGTTPTGVLPCRAALAVLWASLAPAVCYGGLDLRWLPVPMLVGWFGVVLATCDLIAARLPDRLTFAALVPLLAVLCHWSVVAQRCAALWCGLVGSLLFGGCYALVRLVRPAMLGPGDVKLACVLGLPLGAVDPLAVPAVMLAAASLTLLAAALTLRWRIPHGPAMLLPAWLVTALPAPSLPMLPLTGAPAG, encoded by the coding sequence GTGTTCGACGATTCGCTCGCCACTCCGCTACCGGTTTTCCTGGCGGTCGGAGTGCTCTTCCCACTGGGGTGGTCCTGCGGCGCGGAGTGCGCTCGTCTCGCCGCCCGGGCGCTGGGAGGCACGACACCGACCGGGGTGTTGCCGTGCCGGGCGGCGCTGGCGGTTCTGTGGGCTTCGCTGGCCCCCGCCGTGTGCTACGGCGGCCTCGACCTCCGGTGGTTGCCGGTTCCGATGTTGGTCGGTTGGTTCGGTGTCGTGCTCGCCACCTGCGACTTGATCGCTGCCCGGTTGCCGGACCGGTTGACGTTCGCCGCTCTCGTTCCACTGCTGGCGGTGCTGTGCCACTGGTCAGTGGTGGCCCAGCGTTGTGCGGCACTGTGGTGCGGTCTGGTGGGATCGTTGCTCTTCGGTGGTTGTTACGCGCTGGTGCGGCTGGTCCGGCCCGCGATGCTCGGTCCCGGCGACGTGAAACTCGCCTGCGTGCTCGGTCTTCCGCTGGGTGCGGTGGATCCGTTGGCCGTGCCCGCCGTGATGCTCGCCGCGGCGTCGCTGACCCTGTTGGCCGCGGCCCTGACCCTGCGGTGGCGGATACCGCACGGACCGGCGATGCTGCTGCCGGCCTGGTTGGTCACGGCGCTTCCCGCCCCGTCTCTTCCCATGCTGCCCCTCACCGGAGCTCCAGCGGGTTGA
- a CDS encoding PTS system N-acetylglucosamine-specific IIA component (product_source=KO:K02802; cath_funfam=2.70.70.10; cog=COG2190; ko=KO:K02802; pfam=PF00358; superfamily=51261; tigrfam=TIGR00830) — protein sequence MSVQVLSPVTGLVAPISEVPDPVFSQSMVGSGVAVKPSGGESQAVAPVEGILATLHPHAFVISIDDDKAVLVHLGIDTVKLEGAGFTLHVAKGERVTAGSPVVTWNPTEVEQQGYSSVCPVVALQTGQDALSDMADDVRVNHGDPLFTVDS from the coding sequence GTGAGTGTTCAAGTGCTCAGTCCGGTGACGGGGCTGGTGGCCCCGATAAGCGAGGTACCGGACCCCGTTTTCTCCCAGTCGATGGTCGGCTCCGGCGTGGCGGTCAAACCGAGCGGTGGAGAGTCGCAGGCCGTGGCGCCGGTGGAAGGCATCCTGGCGACTCTGCACCCGCACGCCTTCGTCATTTCCATCGACGACGACAAGGCCGTGCTGGTGCACCTGGGGATCGACACCGTCAAGCTAGAAGGTGCGGGCTTCACGTTGCACGTGGCCAAGGGGGAACGTGTCACGGCAGGCAGCCCGGTCGTGACCTGGAACCCCACCGAGGTCGAACAGCAGGGCTACTCCTCGGTGTGTCCCGTGGTGGCACTCCAGACCGGGCAGGACGCGTTGTCGGACATGGCCGACGACGTGCGGGTCAATCACGGAGACCCGCTGTTCACCGTCGACTCGTGA
- a CDS encoding putative Holliday junction resolvase (product_source=KO:K07447; cath_funfam=3.30.420.140; cog=COG0816; ko=KO:K07447; pfam=PF03652; smart=SM00732; superfamily=53098; tigrfam=TIGR00250), with product MNPERSETEPNRGGTGRDRKDPGPGRRICVDVGQARVGVAVSDPAPILASPLTTLKRDKSRKSDLDELAELVREYEVVEIVVGLPVTLAGRHGPAADMARSYSDALNARTGDVPVRLSDERLTTVTATKVLSDRGIRGRRQRDVVDQAAAVEILQSWLDARGRSE from the coding sequence GTGAACCCCGAACGCTCCGAAACCGAGCCGAACCGGGGCGGCACCGGCCGTGACCGGAAGGACCCGGGCCCGGGCAGGCGTATTTGTGTGGACGTGGGGCAGGCACGGGTGGGCGTCGCGGTCAGCGATCCGGCGCCCATCCTCGCCAGCCCGCTCACCACGCTCAAGCGGGACAAGTCCCGCAAGTCCGATCTCGACGAGCTGGCCGAGTTGGTGCGCGAGTACGAGGTCGTCGAGATAGTGGTCGGCCTGCCGGTCACCCTGGCGGGCAGGCACGGCCCCGCGGCCGACATGGCACGTTCCTATTCCGACGCGCTCAATGCCAGGACCGGCGATGTTCCGGTGCGGCTCAGTGACGAACGACTCACCACCGTGACGGCCACCAAGGTGCTGTCCGATCGCGGGATTCGTGGTAGGCGTCAACGGGACGTGGTGGATCAAGCCGCCGCGGTCGAGATCCTGCAGTCCTGGCTCGACGCACGCGGCCGGAGCGAATGA
- a CDS encoding chorismate synthase (product_source=KO:K01736; cath_funfam=3.60.150.10; cog=COG0082; ko=KO:K01736; pfam=PF01264; superfamily=103263; tigrfam=TIGR00033) has protein sequence MGILEGMVAGVEVTTEDINAQLERRKLGFGRSPRMNFESDELEVIGGIRHGLTQGSPVAVRIGNTEWPKWQQVMAADPVDPEVLASLARNEPLTRPRPGHADLPGMQKYDFDESRPVLERASARETAARVAVGTVARHFLHQLLGVELVSHVVSLGDVDAAHETLPTAADLPTIDENPVRAFGDHATERMMAEVEAAKSEGDTLGGVVEVVAYGLPPGVGSHVHWDRKLDSKLARALMSIQAVKGVEIGEAFANARRRGSAAHDELYPAHGPNWVHRASNRAGGLEGGITNGEPLIVRAAKKPISSLPRALSTVDVRTGEQAQAMHQRSDITAVPRAAVVAETMVALVLAEAVLEKFGGDSIGETRRNVRGYLTALHERAESRGENS, from the coding sequence GTGGGGATTTTGGAAGGAATGGTGGCCGGCGTCGAGGTCACCACCGAGGACATCAACGCCCAGCTCGAGCGTCGCAAGCTCGGGTTCGGACGTAGCCCTCGGATGAATTTCGAGTCCGACGAGCTGGAAGTGATCGGTGGCATCCGACACGGCCTCACCCAGGGGAGCCCGGTGGCCGTGCGGATCGGCAACACCGAGTGGCCCAAGTGGCAGCAGGTGATGGCCGCTGATCCGGTCGATCCCGAGGTGCTCGCCTCGTTGGCCCGCAACGAACCGCTGACCCGGCCACGGCCGGGCCACGCCGATCTTCCCGGCATGCAGAAGTACGACTTCGACGAGTCCCGGCCCGTGCTGGAGCGCGCCAGTGCCAGGGAAACGGCCGCCCGAGTGGCCGTGGGAACCGTGGCGCGGCACTTCCTGCACCAGCTGCTGGGAGTGGAGCTGGTCAGCCACGTCGTCTCGCTGGGGGACGTGGACGCAGCGCACGAGACGCTGCCCACGGCCGCCGACCTGCCCACCATCGACGAGAACCCGGTACGGGCCTTCGGCGATCATGCCACCGAACGGATGATGGCCGAGGTCGAGGCCGCCAAGTCCGAGGGTGACACGCTGGGCGGTGTGGTCGAGGTGGTCGCCTACGGGTTGCCGCCCGGGGTGGGTTCGCACGTCCACTGGGACCGCAAGCTCGACTCCAAACTGGCGCGGGCGCTGATGAGCATCCAGGCCGTCAAGGGCGTGGAGATCGGTGAGGCCTTCGCCAACGCGCGCCGCAGGGGCAGCGCCGCCCACGACGAGCTCTATCCCGCCCACGGCCCGAACTGGGTGCACCGTGCCAGTAACCGGGCAGGTGGGCTGGAAGGCGGCATCACCAACGGGGAACCGTTGATCGTGCGGGCCGCCAAGAAACCGATCTCCAGCCTGCCCCGCGCGCTGTCGACCGTCGACGTGCGCACCGGTGAGCAGGCGCAGGCCATGCACCAGCGGTCCGACATCACGGCCGTGCCCCGCGCGGCGGTGGTGGCCGAGACCATGGTGGCGCTGGTGCTGGCCGAAGCGGTGCTCGAGAAGTTCGGCGGTGACTCCATCGGTGAGACCCGGCGAAACGTGCGGGGCTACCTCACGGCACTGCACGAGCGCGCCGAATCCCGGGGGGAGAACTCATGA
- a CDS encoding UPF0755 protein (product_source=KO:K07082; cog=COG1559; ko=KO:K07082; pfam=PF02618; transmembrane_helix_parts=Inside_1_34,TMhelix_35_57,Outside_58_403) → MNDDLGLFTDDAGDAPRGGRAEERERLHRRRRRRIVTAFSGILVLLIVVGGAGYGVLQLLRLGSYEDYEGTGNGQVVIEVQPGETTSAIAGTLSERDVVASAAAFVQAAEGNSEIKGIQPGFYLMRSRMSGQAAVERIVSDKARAGMVEIRGGMQLADHNLPGGKVKKGILARLAAATCAREGNSQGCISKEELTRAATETPAAELGLPDWAAGAVSDVPHPRRRLEGLLLPGIYHVQPTAGPVEVLRSVLSDSFDKLRAVGLSNLASESGHSRYELLRIASLVQSEGITEDFGKVARVIENRLAIDMRLELDSTINYVVEDPQLYTDDEDRAEKGPYNTYNRTGLPPTPISAPSTAAVRAAANPAEGDWKYFVKCRKDGTSCFSKTFEGHKQAQDKAESNGV, encoded by the coding sequence GTGAACGATGATCTCGGTCTGTTCACCGATGACGCTGGAGACGCACCACGTGGCGGCCGTGCCGAGGAGCGTGAACGGCTGCACCGTCGACGACGTCGACGCATCGTCACGGCGTTCTCCGGAATACTCGTACTGCTGATCGTCGTCGGCGGTGCCGGGTACGGCGTGCTGCAGTTGCTGCGGCTCGGCAGCTACGAGGACTACGAGGGGACCGGTAACGGACAGGTCGTCATCGAGGTCCAGCCCGGTGAAACCACCAGTGCCATCGCGGGCACCCTCTCGGAGCGGGACGTGGTGGCCTCAGCCGCCGCCTTCGTCCAGGCCGCCGAGGGAAACAGTGAGATCAAGGGCATTCAGCCGGGTTTCTACCTGATGCGTTCCCGGATGTCCGGTCAGGCGGCCGTCGAACGCATCGTCTCCGACAAGGCCAGAGCGGGCATGGTGGAGATCCGCGGGGGCATGCAGCTCGCCGATCACAACCTTCCCGGCGGGAAGGTCAAGAAGGGTATCCTCGCCCGGCTGGCCGCGGCCACCTGCGCCAGGGAGGGGAACTCCCAGGGATGCATCAGCAAGGAGGAACTGACCCGGGCCGCCACCGAGACCCCGGCTGCCGAACTCGGGCTCCCCGACTGGGCCGCCGGCGCGGTCTCGGACGTTCCTCACCCCAGGCGACGCCTCGAGGGACTTCTGCTGCCGGGGATCTATCACGTCCAACCCACCGCCGGACCCGTCGAGGTGCTGCGCTCGGTGCTGTCGGACTCCTTCGACAAGCTGCGTGCCGTGGGGCTGTCGAATCTGGCCTCGGAATCCGGCCACTCGCGCTACGAACTGCTGCGGATCGCCTCACTGGTGCAGAGCGAGGGCATCACCGAGGACTTCGGCAAGGTGGCGCGTGTGATCGAGAACCGGTTGGCCATCGACATGCGGCTCGAGCTCGATTCGACGATCAACTACGTTGTCGAGGACCCGCAGCTCTACACCGACGACGAGGACAGGGCCGAGAAGGGTCCGTACAACACCTACAACAGAACCGGGCTGCCACCCACACCGATCTCCGCGCCCAGCACGGCGGCTGTCAGAGCGGCGGCCAATCCCGCCGAGGGCGACTGGAAGTACTTCGTCAAATGCCGCAAGGACGGCACCTCGTGCTTCTCCAAGACGTTCGAGGGGCACAAACAGGCCCAGGACAAGGCCGAGAGTAACGGTGTGTGA
- a CDS encoding shikimate dehydrogenase (product_source=KO:K00014; cath_funfam=3.40.50.10860; cog=COG0169; ko=KO:K00014; pfam=PF08501; superfamily=51735,53223; tigrfam=TIGR01809) has translation MSAQSAESVESRAVRAGVVGSPVEHSLSPVLHGAAYAALGLRDWSYQRIERDAEGLRDLVGELDPSWRGLSVTMPGKQVALELASEASERAAAVGAANTLVRRSDGAWYADCTDVDGITGALRAACGFHGAADAGERTGLVLGAGGTALAVIAAFAELGVRTATLAVRDPARAGSALATAERIGVRAEGRALGSLDLAKAAAEADVVVSTLPAGAVDDHVRELAAAGRVLDVVYHPWPTPLAGAVHAAGGRLATGLDMLLHQSFGQVESFTGKRAPRAAMRDALSEATGGRVPLPLL, from the coding sequence ATGTCCGCTCAGTCAGCCGAGTCGGTGGAGTCCCGTGCGGTGCGAGCCGGAGTGGTGGGCTCACCGGTGGAGCACTCGCTCTCCCCGGTGCTGCACGGAGCCGCTTACGCGGCTCTGGGGCTGCGGGACTGGTCGTACCAGCGCATCGAACGGGACGCCGAGGGGCTGCGGGATCTGGTCGGTGAGCTCGATCCCAGCTGGCGCGGACTGTCGGTGACCATGCCGGGCAAGCAGGTGGCGCTGGAGCTGGCATCGGAGGCCAGTGAGCGCGCCGCCGCCGTCGGTGCCGCCAACACGCTGGTCCGGCGTTCCGACGGTGCGTGGTACGCGGACTGCACCGATGTCGACGGCATCACCGGGGCGCTGCGTGCGGCCTGCGGATTCCACGGTGCGGCGGACGCGGGGGAGCGCACCGGGCTGGTGCTGGGTGCCGGTGGCACCGCCCTGGCCGTGATCGCCGCGTTCGCCGAGTTGGGGGTGCGTACCGCGACCCTGGCGGTACGCGATCCCGCCCGGGCCGGTTCGGCGCTGGCCACGGCCGAGCGCATCGGTGTGCGGGCCGAGGGCCGGGCGCTGGGTTCGCTGGATCTGGCGAAAGCCGCCGCCGAGGCCGATGTGGTGGTGTCCACCCTGCCTGCCGGAGCGGTGGATGACCACGTTCGGGAGCTGGCGGCGGCGGGCCGCGTGCTGGACGTGGTTTACCATCCCTGGCCCACGCCGCTGGCCGGGGCAGTGCACGCGGCGGGCGGTCGACTGGCGACCGGGCTCGACATGCTGTTGCACCAGTCGTTCGGCCAGGTCGAGTCGTTCACGGGGAAACGGGCTCCGCGAGCGGCGATGCGGGACGCGCTGTCCGAGGCCACCGGCGGGAGGGTGCCGCTCCCGCTGCTGTGA
- a CDS encoding phosphocarrier protein (product_source=KO:K11189; cath_funfam=3.30.1340.10; cog=COG1925; ko=KO:K11189; pfam=PF00381; superfamily=55594; tigrfam=TIGR01003): MPERHVTVASKVGLHARPAAMLAKEAAAQSVKITIRKQETDPVEAASVLGLMTLGAAYGDEVVLAADGEGADDALDRIAELVNSEMDGS, from the coding sequence ATGCCTGAACGACACGTCACCGTCGCGAGCAAGGTCGGTCTGCACGCACGGCCCGCGGCCATGCTGGCCAAGGAAGCGGCCGCGCAGTCGGTGAAGATCACCATCCGCAAGCAGGAGACGGACCCGGTGGAGGCCGCCAGCGTCCTGGGGTTGATGACCCTGGGAGCCGCGTACGGCGACGAAGTCGTGCTCGCCGCCGATGGCGAGGGAGCCGACGACGCGCTGGATAGGATCGCCGAGCTCGTCAACAGTGAGATGGACGGCTCCTGA